In Vanessa atalanta chromosome 17, ilVanAtal1.2, whole genome shotgun sequence, one DNA window encodes the following:
- the LOC125070279 gene encoding basigin, with product MGRTAFCVPLAILFLASVIPSKAQSDAPASVTPPAPAAPASASVPSEDLPELLYDVRGNFSLHCKLPNDNSLAYVWKKNETDIEQVWELKDRYQLERGGAEFRVARAYEDDFGNYSCALAGAAREQRWAVRGRPHLKLPANTNVVEGQKLKLVCKVLGKPYSRVTWGYTNSTDLNANYTDATEVLGSRASLADSEQGVPDGVLLLEEAQRSDAGRYRCGAEGALAPAVTTLRVKDMYAALWPFLGICAEVFVLCAIILVYEKRRTKPELDDSDTDNHDQKKS from the exons ATGGGTCGGACTGCTTTTTGTGTGCCTCTGGCAATTCTATTTTTAGCAAGTGTAATTCCATCAAAAGCACaaa GCGACGCGCCCGCGTCCGTCAccccgcccgcgcccgccgcgcccgcctccGCCTCCGTCCCCAGCGAGGACCTGCCCGAGCTGCTGTACGACGTCAGGGGAAACTTCTCCCTTCACTGCAAGCTGCCCAATGACAACAGTCTCGCCTACGTTTG GAAGAAGAACGAGACCGACATCGAGCAGGTGTGGGAGCTGAAGGACCGCTACCAGCTGGAGCGCGGCGGCGCCGAGTTCCGCGTGGCGCGCGCCTACGAGGACGACTTCGGCAACTACTCGTGCGCGCTCGCCGGCGCCGCGCGCGAGCAGCGCTGGGCCGTGCGCGGCCGCCCGCACCTCAAGCTGCCCGCCAACACCAACGTCGTCGAGGGGCAGAAGCTGAAGCTCGTGTGCAAGGTGCTGGGCAAGCCGTACTCGCGCGTCACCTGGGGCTACACCAACTCCACCGACCTCAACGCCAACTACACCGACGCCACGGAGGTGCTCGGCTCGCGCGCCTCGCTGGCCGACAGCGAGCAGGGCGTGCCCGACGGCGTGCTGCTGCTGGAGGAGGCGCAGCGCTCGGACGCGGGGCGCTACCGCTGCGGCGCGGAGGGCGCGCTGGCGCCGGCCGTCACCACGCTGCGCGTCAAGGACATGTACGCCGCGCTCTGGCCCTTCCTCGGCATCTGCGCCGAGGTCTTCGTGCTCTGCGCCATCATCCTCGTCTACGAGAAGCGCCGCACCAAGCCCGAGCTCGACGACTCGGACACCGACAACCACGACCA GAAGAAGTCGTAA